The following coding sequences lie in one Glycine soja cultivar W05 chromosome 16, ASM419377v2, whole genome shotgun sequence genomic window:
- the LOC114390862 gene encoding probable inactive leucine-rich repeat receptor-like protein kinase At3g03770 — translation MAYKHHPSVFLVFVTVLLSIHCSEQLQSSHSQTLLRIQQLLNFPVSLSNWNNNTDFCNTDSNSSSLNVVCYGDTITQLHIIGERRDTPLPRNFSIDSFVTTLVRLPSLKVLTLVSLGIWGPLPGKIARLSSLEIFNMSSNFLYGSIPQELTLLSSLQTLIFDNNMLADTFPRWIDSLQALTVLSLKNNKFNGSLPNSLGNVENLRTLSLSHNHFYGVVPDLSGLTNLQVIELDDNAFGPQFPQLGHKLVTLVLRNNRFRSGIPAELSSYYQLERFDISLNSFVGPFQPGLLSLPSITYLNISWNKLTGMLFENLSCNSELDVVDLSSNLLTGSLPRCLVSNSSDSTVLYARNCLDTVNQNQQPQPFCHTEALAVGILPERKKHKQVSTVVLSLGIVGGTLGGVALVLLIFFIVRRGNDRSKTKNPPTRLISENAASGYTSKLLSDARYISQTKKLGAVGLPTYRSFSLEEIESATNYFDRASLMGEDSYGKMYRGQLKNGSLVAIRCVEMKKRYSTQNFVQHIELISKLRHRHLVSAVGHCFECSLDDSSVSKVFLVFEYVPNGTLRNWISDEHARKSLSWTQHIGAAIGVAKGIQFLHTGIVPGVYSNDLKIEDVLLDQNLVAKISSYHLPLLSNMGKVRCGNSSSGLRNSSNSKSVKHEDKADIYDFGVILLELILGRQIKTANDADAFRDLLQASLGADEEGRRSVVDPAFRKACLDQSLKTMMEICVRCLVKEPADRPSIEDVLWNLQFASQVQDAWRGDSQSSEGSPGSESRGLPFH, via the exons ATGGCATATAAACACCACCCCTCAGTGTTTCTTGTGTTTGTTACTGTTTTACTTTCTATCCATTGCTCAGAGCAATTGCAATCCTCTCACTCTCAGACTCTTCTCAGAATTCAGCAGCTATTGAACTTTCCTGTTTCTTTAAGCAACTGGAACAACAACACAGACTTTTGCAACACAGACTCAAACTCTTCCTCCCTCAATGTAGTGTGCTATGGAGACACCATAACACAGCTTCACATAATAGGTGAAAGAAGAGATACACCACTCCCTCGAAATTTCTCAATAGATTCCTTTGTCACCACACTAGTGAGGCTTCCCAGTTTGAAAGTCCTCACATTGGTTTCTCTTGGTATTTGGGGTCCTCTACCTGGTAAGATAGCTCGTTTGTCATCCCTGGAAATATTTAACATGAGTTCAAATTTTCTCTATGGTTCCATTCCTCAGGAACTTACATTACTGTCAAGTCTTCAAACACTCATTTTTGACAACAACATGTTGGCTGATACGTTTCCTCGATGGATTGATTCACTTCAAGCCTTAACGGTGTTAAGTTTGAAGAATAACAAGTTCAATGGATCTCTGCCGAATTCACTTGGTAATGTGGAAAATTTGAGAACTCTTTCACTTTCTCATAATCACTTTTATGGTGTGGTGCCGGATTTAAGCGGTTTGACAAATCTTCAAGTGATTGAATTGGATGATAATGCTTTCGGACCACAGTTTCCTCAGCTCGGTCACAAGTTGGTTACACTAGTGCTAAGAAACAATAGGTTCAGGTCTGGTATTCCTGCTGAATTGAGTTCATACTATCAGCTCGAACGATTTGATAtttcattgaattcatttgtggGGCCTTTTCAGCCGGGATTGTTGTCACTTCCTTCCATTACTTATCTGAATATTTCATGGAACAAATTAACCGGGATGCTTTTTGAGAATCTGTCTTGCAATTCTGAGCTTGATGTAgtggatttgtcctcaaatcttTTGACTGGGAGCTTACCTAGATGTTTAGTGTCAAATTCCAGTGATAGCACTGTCCTGTATGCTAGAAATTGTCTAGACACCGTGAATCAAAATCAGCAGCCGCAGCCCTTTTGCCACACTGAAGCTTTAGCTGTGGGAATATTACCTGAGAGAAAGAAGCACAAACAAGTATCTACGGTAGTTCTTTCCCTTGGCATAGTAGGGGGGACTCTTGGAGGAGTAGCACTTGTTTTGctaattttctttattgttaGAAGAGGAAATGACAGAAGCAAAACCAAGAATCCTCCAACAAGATTAATATCAGAAAATGCTGCTTCTGGTTACACATCTAAGTTGCTTTCTGATGCAA GGTATATATCTCAAACAAAGAAGTTGGGAGCAGTTGGCCTGCCAACTTATCGAAGTTTCTCATTGGAAGAGATTGAATCAGCTACAAACTATTTTGACAGAGCTTCTTTAATGGGTGAAGATTCTTATGGGAAG ATGTACAGAGGTCAGCTGAAGAATGGCTCACTTGTTGCTATTCGGTGTgtagaaatgaaaaagagataCAGCACTCAAAACTTTGTGCAACACATAGAGCTGATATCAAAACTTAGGCATCGTCATCTAGTCAGCGCTGTTGGACACTGTTTTGAATGTTCTTTAGATGATTCAAGTGTCAGCAAAGTATTTCTTGTCTTCGAATATGTACCAAATGGCACGCTCAGGAATTGGATCTCTG ATGAGCATGCTAGAAAATCCTTGAGTTGGACTCAACACATAGGAGCTGCAATTGGAGTGGCAAAAGGAATCCAGTTTTTGCATACAGGGATTGTCCCTGGTGTATATTCCAATGATCTGAAGATAGAAGATGTTTTATTGGATCAGAATCTTGTTGCAAAAATCAGCAGTTACCACCTGCCTTTGTTATCTAACATGGGAAAG GTTCGGTGTGGAAATTCTTCCAGTGGATTAAGAAATTCTAGCAATAGTAAAAG tgtaaagcatgaagataaGGCTGATATATACGACTTTGGAGTGATACTACTCGAACTCATTCTAGGAAGACAAATAAAAACAGCAAATGATGCAGATGCTTTTAGGGATCTG TTGCAAGCAAGCTTAGGAGCTGATGAAGAGGGTAGGAGGAGCGTTGTTGATCCAGCATTTCGCAAGGCATGCTTGGATCAATCATTGAAGACAATGATGGAGATTTGTGTGAGGTGCCTGGTTAAAGAGCCAGCAGATAGGCCATCTATAGAAGATGTTTTGTGGAACTTGCAGTTTGCATCTCAAGTACAAGATGCATGGAGAGGGGATTCTCAAAGTAGTGAAGGGTCACCAGGCTCAGAATCTCGAGGGCTACCCTTCCATTAG
- the LOC114389533 gene encoding plant cysteine oxidase 2-like, with protein sequence MEATSLVERGRERVGHVNKVSYVRRVIAKKKKQLYRRLRRPELSVSKTLQQLFDSCREVFKGPGTVPSPQDVQRLRHILNNMKPEDVGLSRDLQFFKSGNMVKEKQRVTYTTVYKCNNFSLCIFFIPEGGVIPLHNHPDMTVFSKLLLGLMHIKSYDWVVHEASDDNLLQPQSQLRLAKLKADKVFTSSCDTSVLYPTTGGNIHEFTAITPCAVLDVIGPPYSKEDGRDCSYYRDHPYASFPNERIIGEAKEENDSYAWLEEIEMPENSEMDGIEYLGPTPF encoded by the exons ATGGAGGCAACAAGTTTGGTGGAGAGGGGTAGAGAGAGAGTTGGACATGTTAACAAGGTTAGTTATGTGAGAAGGGTCattgcaaagaagaagaaacaacttTATCGAAGGCTTAGAAGGCCTGAGTTGAGTGTTTCAAAGACTCTTCAGCAGTTATTTGATTCATGCAGAGAAGTTTTCAAAGGCCCTGGCACTGTTCCTTCACCACAAGATGTTCAGAGATTGAGGCACATACTCA ATAACATGAAGCCAGAAGATGTGGGACTAAGTAGAGATTTGCAGTTCTTCAAGTCTGGGAATATGGTGAAAGAGAAACAAAGGGTCACTTATACAACCGTGTACAAGTGTAACAATTTCTCA CTCTGCATCTTTTTCATACCTGAAGGAGGAGTCATTCCTCTCCACAACCACCCAGACATGACTGTTTTCAGCAAACTTCTATTAGGACTAATGCACATTAAGTCCTATGATTGGGTTGTCCATGAGGCCTCTGATGACAACTTGTTGCAACCACAATCTCAAT tgaGATTGGCAAAGTTAAAAGCTGATAAGGTGTTCACATCTTCATGTGACACTTCTGTGCTGTATCCAACAACTGGAGGCAACATCCATGAATTCACAGCCATAACCCCATGTGCTGTGCTTGATGTCATTGGCCCTCCTTATTCCAAAGAAGATGGCAGGGACTGTTCCTACTACAGGGATCACCCTTATGCTTCTTTTCCTA ACGAAAGGATTATTGGTGAGGCAAAAGAGGAAAATGATAGTTACGCGTGGTTGGAAGAAATTGAGATGCCAGAGAACTCTGAAATGGATGGCATTGAGTACCTGGGTCCAACACCCTTTTAG
- the LOC114390737 gene encoding U5 small nuclear ribonucleoprotein 40 kDa protein-like, translating into MQVFSIEGESALSVVGPRPMEWSTVPYNAPQAPGPNGKQRTSSLESPIMLLSGHQSAIYTMKFNPAGSVIASGSHDREIFLWNVHGDCKNFMVLKGHKNAVLDLHWTTDGTQIVSASPDKTVRAWDVETGKQIKKMVEHLSYVNSCCPSRRGPPLVVSGSDDGTAKLWDMRQRGSIQTFPDKYQITAVGFSDASDKIFTGGIDNDVKIWDLRKGEVTMTLQGHQDMITDMQLSPDGSYLLTNGMDCKLCIWDMRPYAPQNRCVKVLEGHQHNFEKNLLKCGWSPDGSKVTAGSSDRMVYIWDTTSRRILYKLPGHNGSVNECVFHPNEPIIGSCSSDKQIYLGEI; encoded by the coding sequence atgcaagtttttTCCATTGAAGGCGAAAGTGCTTTGTCAGTTGTTGGTCCAAGGCCAATGGAATGGTCTACTGTTCCATACAATGCCCCTCAAGCTCCTGGGCCAAATGGAAAGCAGCGGACCTCAAGTTTGGAATCACCGATCATGTTGCTGTCAGGTCACCAGAGTGCTATATATACCATGAAGTTCAATCCAGCAGGATCAGTCATTGCATCTGGATCTCATGACAGGGAAATTTTCCTCTGGAATGTGCATGGGGATTGCAAGAACTTCATGGTTCTGAAAGGTCACAAGAATGCTGTTTTAGATCTCCACTGGACTACTGATGGGACACAAATAGTCTCTGCCAGCCCCGACAAAACAGTGAGGGCATGGGATGTGGAAACaggaaaacaaatcaaaaagaTGGTAGAACATCTCTCTTATGTTAATTCATGTTGTCCTTCTCGAAGGGGACCACCTCTTGTTGTTAGTGGCTCTGATGATGGAACTGCTAAATTATGGGATATGCGTCAAAGGGGTTCCATCCAAACATTCCCAGATAAATACCAGATTACCGCTGTTGGCTTCTCAGATGCATCAGATAAGATCTTCACTGGTGGTATTGACAATGATGTCAAGATTTGGGATTTGCGTAAAGGTGAAGTTACCATGACACTTCAAGGTCATCAAGACATGATTACTGATATGCAGCTGAGTCCTGATGGGTCCTACCTTCTTACAAATGGCATGGATTGCAAACTTTGCATTTGGGATATGCGTCCGTATGCTCCGCAAAATCGCTGTGTGAAGGTGTTGGAAGGGCATCAACACAACTTTGAAAAGAACTTATTGAAGTGCGGTTGGTCTCCTGATGGAAGCAAGGTAACAGCTGGTAGTTCTGATCGAATGGTTTACATCTGGGATACCACTTCTCGCCGCATCTTGTATAAGCTTCCCGGTCACAATGGATCTGTTAACGAGTGTGTTTTTCATCCCAATGAGCCTATTATTGGATCTTGTAGCAGTGACAAGCAGATTTATCTAGGGGAGATATGA